The Streptococcus mitis region TTCTGAAGGCTTCCTTGGTCTTGACATCGGTCCAAAATCTATCGCTAAATTTGATGAAGCTTTGACTGGTGCCAAAACAGTTGTATGGAACGGACCTATGGGTGTATTTGAAAACCCAGACTTCCAAGCTGGTACAATTGGTGTGATGGACGCTATCGTGAAACAACCAGGAGTTAAATCAATCATCGGTGGTGGTGACTCAGCTGCCGCAGCGATTAACCTTGGCCGTGCAGACAAGTTCTCATGGATTAGTACGGGCGGAGGCGCTTCAATGGAACTTCTTGAAGGTAAAGTTCTTCCAGGACTTGCAGCCTTGACAGAAAAATAAGATTTTATAAATGAATCAAAGAAGAGAGGAATGAAAGTTCCTCTTTTCTTTTGCTTAAAATAAAAACGCTTCCTCTCAACTATTACTCATAAAAATCACCGATTTATGATAAAATGGAAATAGAAAGTTGAGATTATGAGTTATTTTAAAAAATATAAATTCGATAAATCCCAGTTCAAACTTGGTATGCGAACCTTTAAAACAGGTATTGCTGTTTTTCTAGTTCTCTTGATTTTTGGCTTTTTTGGCTGGAAAGGTCTTCAAATTGGTGCTTTGACAGCCGTTTTTAGCCTGAGGGAGAGTTTTGATAAGAGTGTCCATTTTGGGACTTCGCGTATTCTAGGAAATAGTATCGGTGGCCTCTATGCTCTGGTCTTCTTCTTATTAAATACCTTTTTCCACGAAGCCTTTTGGGTGACCTTGGTAGTTGTTCCAATCTGCACCATGTTAACCATTATGACAAATGTAGCCATGAATAACAAAGCAGGGGTTATTGGTGGTGTAGCGGCTATGTTAATCATTACCCTATCGATTCCGAGTGGCGAAACAATTTTGTACGTATTTGCGCGTGTATCAGAAACTTTTATGGGAGTTTTTGTCGCAATTCTCGTAAATTACGATATTGATCGTATTCGGCTCTTTTTAGAGAAAAAAGAAAAATAATGTTACATTTTATAACATTATCAATTGACGTTTGTCTTTTTTTAGACTATAATAGACAGAAAGAAGGAAATTGTAAATGAAGGAAAAAGAATTTCGCCGAAATATGGCTGTTTTTCCTATCGGCAGTGTTATGAAGTTGACCGATCTATCGGCGCGTCAGATTCGTTATTATGAAGATCAAGAGTTGATTAAGCCTGATCGAAACGAAGGGAACCGTCGCATGTATTCCTTGAATGACATGGATCGTCTGCTTGAAATCAAAGATTATATCTCTGAAGGTTATAATATCGCTGCCATTAAGAAAAAATATGCTGAACGTGAAGCGAAATCCAAGAAAGCGGTGAGTCAGACTGAGGTGCGTCGTGCACTTCACAATGAACTCCTCCAACAGGGTCGCTTTGCTTCAGTACGGTCACCTTTTGGTCGCGGTTAGGCAACCGCAAGTAGTCATACATTAAGGAGAAAACTCATGCCAATCACAGCTGCAGATATTCGTCGTGAAGTCAAGGAAAAAAATGTTACCTTTATTCGTCTCATGTTCTCAGATATTTTGGGAACCATGAAAAACGTCGAAATTCCTGCTACAGATGAACAGTTAGATAAAGTCTTGTCAAATAAGGCTATGTTTGATGGATCTTCTATTGAAGGTTTTGTACGTATCAATGAGTCGGATATGTACTTGTACCCTGACTTGGATACATGGACAGTCTTCCCGTGGGGAGATGAAAATGGAAGTGTTGCAGGTTTGATCTGTGATGTCTATACAACAGAAGGCGAACCATTTGCAGGAGACCCTCGTGGCAATTTGAAGCGTGCTCTTCATCACATGGAGGAAGTAGGATTCAAGTCCTTCAACCTTGGTCCAGAGCCAGAATTCTTCCTATTTAAGCTCGATGAAAATGGAGACCCAACACTTGAAGTAAATGACAAGGGTGGCTACTTTGATTTGGCACCTACAGACCTTGCGGACAACACACGTCGTGAGATTGTGAATGTCTTGACCAAAATGGGATTTGAAGTAGAAGCAAGTCACCATGAGGTTGCGGTTGGACAGCATGAAATTGACTTCAAGTACGATGAAGTTCTCCGTGCTTGTGATAAGATTCAAATCTTTAAACTTGTTGTTAAAACCATTGCTCGCAAACATGGCCTTTACGCAACCTTTATGGCTAAACCAAAATTTGGTATTGCTGGCTCAGGTATGCACTGTAATATGTCCTTGTTTGATGAAGAAGGAAACAATGCCTTCTTTGATCCAAATGATCCAAAAGGAATGCAGTTGTCAGAAACGGCCTACCATTTCCTTGGTGGTTTGATTAAGCATGCCTACAACTATACTGCTATCATGAACCCAACAGTTAACTCATACAAACGTTTGGTTCCAGGTTATGAAGCGCCTGTTTACATTGCTTGGGCTGGTCGTAACCGTTCGCCACTTGTGCGCGTGCCTGCTTCACGTGGTATGGGAACTCGTCTTGAGTTGCGTTCAGTGGATCCAATGGCAAACCCATATATCGCTATGGCTGTTCTTTTGGAAGTTGGTTTACATGGTATTGAAAACAAAATCGAAGCACCAGCTCCTATCGAAGAAAATATCTACATCATGACAGCAGAAGAGCGTAAGGAAGCTGGTATTACAGACCTTCCATCAACCCTTCACAACGCTTTGAAAGCTTTGACAGAAGATGAAGTTGTCATAGCGGCTCTCGGAGAACATATCTATACTAGTTTCCTTGAAGCTAAACGAATCGAATGGGCAAGTTATGCAACCTTCGTTTCACAATGGGAAATTGATAATTATTTAGACCTTTACTAATACTAATGTAGAAGAAAGATTGCCTGAGGGCGGTCTTTTTTTCTAGGTCTTCAGACTGATTTTTAGCACTCTTGATAAAAGAGTGCTAATTTTTTGAGTTTTTGTCTTGACATTCTCTTTTAAGGGTGTATAATAGAATCATAAGTTAGCACTTGAGTGTATCGAGTGCTAATCGATCAGACGGAGAGGAGTGATGAGATGGTTACAGAGCGTCAGCAGGATATTTTAAATCTGATTATTGACATCTTTACCAAAACGCACGAACCTGTCGGATCCAAAGCCTTGCAAGAGTCTATTAACTCTAGCAGTGCTACCATTCGTAATGATATGGCAGCTCTAGAAAAGCAAGGTTTGCTTGAAAAGGCTCATACTTCAAGTGGTCGGATGCCAAGTGTTGCTGGTTTTCAGTACTATGTAAAACACTCGCTGGATTTTGACCGACTGGCTGAAAATGAGGTTTATGAGATTGTTAAAGCCTTTGATCAGGAATTCTTCAAATTGGAGGATATTCTGCAAGAGGCTGCTAATCTGCTAACAGACTTGAGTGGCTGTACGGTAGTAGCACTGGATGTTGAGCCGAGCAGGCAACGTTTGACAGCCTTTGATATCGTTGTTTTGGGGCAACATACAGCCTTGGCAGTATTCACCCTAGACGAGTCTCGAACGGTTACCAGTCAGTTTCTGATTCCAAGGAACTTTTTGCAGGAGGATTTGCTGAAACTGAAGAGTATCATTCAGGAACGTTTTCTCGGCCACACCGTTCTAGATATTCACTACAAGATTCGGACGGAGATTCCGCAGATTATCCAGCGTTACTTTACAACAACGGACAATGTCATCGATCTCTTTGAACATATCTTTAAGGAAATGTTCAACGAAAACATTGTGGTGGCGGGCAAGGTTAATCTCTTGAATTTTGCCAATCTAGCAGCTTATCAGTTCTTTGACCAACCGCAAAAGGTGGCCTTGGAAATTCGTGAGGGGCTGCATGAGGATCAGATGCAAAATGTCCGTGTTGCAGACAGTCAAGAGTCCTGTCTTGCTGATCTAGCGGTGATTAGTAGCAAGTTCCTCATTCCTTATCGGGGAGTTGGAATTCTAGCCATTATCGGTCCAGTCAATCTGGATTACCAACAGCTAATTAACCAAGTCAATGTGGTCAATCGTGTTTTGACCATGAAGTTGACAGATTTTTACCGCTACCTCAGCAGTAATCATTACGAAGTACATTAAGATTGAAATCATTAAAGGAGGCGAAAATGGCCCAAGATATAAAAAATGAAGAAGTAGAAGAAGTCCAAGAAGAGGAAGTGGTGGAAACGGTAGAAGAAACAACTCCTGAGAAGTCTGAATTGGACTTGGCAAATGAACGTGCAGAGGAGTTCGAAAATAAATACCTTCGCGCTCATGCAGAAATGCAAAATATCCAACGCCGTGCCAATGAAGAGCGTCAAAACTTGCAACGTTACCGTAGCCAGGACTTGGCAAAAGCAATTCTCCCTTCTTTGGATAACCTTGAGCGTGCACTCGCGGTTGAAGGTTTGACAGACGATGTCAAAAAAGGATTGGAAATGGTGCAAGAAAGCTTGATTCACGCTTTGAAAGAAGAAGGAATCGAAGAAATCACAGCTGACGGTGAATTTGACCATAACTACCATATGGCCATCCAAACTCTCCCAGCAGACGATGAACACCCAGCAGATACCATCGCCCAAGTTTTCCAAAAAGGCTACAAACTCCATGACCGCATCCTACGCCCAGCAATGGTAGTTGTCTACAACTAGGCGATTCTGACGGTAACTAAAGCAACTCGTCAGAAAACGGCAATCGCTATGGCGTTTGCCTAGCCTCCTTACTAACTCGTCGTCGAAATAAAATCGATTTCGACTTCTCGTGTCGCAATTTACATAATAGAAAACTTGTCCGAAACGACAATAAACTATGAAGAAAGATAAAAAAGTAGTTCAGCTTTGCAATAGTGAGCGAAGCGAACCAAAGACGATACTCTTCGCCGTGGCGCTATCTGCGCAAACTTTGAGACCTTAGGCTCAAAGTTTAGTCAAAGAGATTGACGAAGTCAAGCTCTGACGGCGTCGCCACTTAAGAAGAGTATCAAAAAGAAAAAGAAGATAAATTTAAGGAGAAAAACACATGTCTAAAATTATCGGTATTGACTTAGGTACAACAAACTCAGCAGTTGCAGTTCTTGAAGGAACTGAAAGCAAAATCATCGCAAACCCAGAAGGAAACCGTACAACTCCATCTGTAGTCTCATTCAAAAACGGCGAAATCATCGTTGGTGATGCTGCAAAACGCCAAGCAGTCACAAACCCAGATACAGTCATCTCTATCAAATCTAAAATGGGAACTTCTGAAAAAGTTTCTGCTAATGGAAAAGAATACACTCCACAAGAAATCTCAGCTATGATTCTTCAATACTTGAAAGGCTACGCTGAAGACTACCTTGGTGAAAAAGTGACTAAAGCAGTTATCACAGTTCCTGCTTACTTCAACGACGCTCAACGTCAAGCAACAAAAGACGCTGGTAAAATCGCTGGTCTTGAAGTAGAACGTATTGTCAATGAACCAACTGCAGCCGCTCTTGCTTACGGTTTGGACAAGACTGATAAAGAAGAAAAAATCTTGGTATTTGACCTTGGTGGTGGTACATTCGACGTCTCTATCCTTGAATTGGGTGACGGTGTCTTCGACGTATTGTCAACTGCAGGGGACAACAAACTTGGTGGTGACGACTTTGACCAAAAAATCATTGACCACTTGGTAGCTGAATTCAAGAAAGAAAACGGTATTGACTTGTCTACTGACAAGATGGCAATGCAACGTTTGAAAGATGCAGCTGAAAAAGCGAAGAAAGATCTTTCTGGTGTAACTTCAACACAAATCAGCTTGCCATTTATCACTGCAGGTGAGGCTGGACCTCTTCACTTGGAAATGACTTTGACTCGTGCGAAATTTGACGATTTGACTCGTGACCTTGTAGAACGTACAAAAGTTCCAGTTCGTCAAGCCCTTTCAGATGCAGGTTTGAGCTTGTCAGAAATCGACGAAGTGATTCTTGTTGGTGGTTCAACTCGTATCCCAGCCGTTGTAGAAGCTGTTAAAGCTGAAACTGGTAAAGAACCAAACAAATCAGTAAACCCTGATGAAGTTGTTGCCATGGGTGCTGCCATCCAAGGTGGTGTGATTACTGGTGATGTCAAAGACGTTGTCCTTCTTGACGTAACACCATTGTCACTTGGTATCGAAACAATGGGTGGTGTCTTCACAAAACTCATCGATCGCAACACAACAATTCCAACATCTAAATCACAAGTCTTCTCAACAGCAGCAGACAACCAACCAGCCGTTGATATCCATGTTCTTCAAGGTGAACGCCCAATGGCAGCAGATAACAAGACTCTTGGACGCTTCCAATTGACAGATATCCCAGCTGCACCTCGTGGAATTCCTCAAATCGAAGTAACATTTGATATCGACAAGAACGGTATCGTGTCTGTTAAGGCTAAAGATCTTGGAACTCAAAAAGAACAAACTATTGTGATCCAATCTAACTCAGGTTTGACTGATGAAGAAATTGACCGCATGATGAAAGATGCAGAAGCTAACGCTGAAGCAGATAAGAAACGTAAAGAAGAAGTTGACCTTCGTAACGAGGTAGACCAAGCGATCTTTGCGACTGAAAAGACAATCAAGGAAACTGAAGGTAAAGGCTTTGATGCAGAACGTGATGCTGCTCAAGCTGCCCTTGATGACCTTAAGAAAGCTCAAGAAGACAACAACTTGGACGACATGAAAGCAAAACTTGAAGCATTGAACGAAAAAGCTCAAGGACTTGCTGTTAAACTCTACGAACAAGCCGCAGCAGCCCAACAAGCTCAAGCAGGAGCAGAAGGCGCACAAGCAACAGGAAACGCAGGCGATGACGTCGTAGACGGAGAGTTTACGGAGAAGTAAGATGGCTTTAGATTTTACAAAAAATTCGTGTTCAGAACTATATAATGATTTATGTACAGAAGCTAAAAAAGATCTAGAAGATACTCGTGCACAAATAAAAAGATATTTTTGTGGAGAAGATAAAAAAGAGGAGCTATCTCTTTATAAAGAAAAAATTTTTACTGGTAAATTACGTTCGGAGCAAATTGACTCTTCAATACTAGGTTTTGCCTCAACTATATTTATTCCTACTGTAGTATCTACTTTAATAGCAATAGTGACATTGATTGTCCAAGCTGTCAATGGTAATGTAAATTTAGAGACTATCCCTGTGTATATTGCTTCGATAATTACTATCCTTTTTACAACTAGAATTGCATGGATTCGTCGTAGTAATTCTAAGTCTGAGAAAGAATGGATTTCGACGAGGAGAGTTTTATATTTTTTAGAGCACTATGAAATAAAATAAGAAATCCAGAGGTTGCAACCCAGCCTCTGTTTTTCGATAAAAAGGGACTAAACCTGATTTATTTGGGTTTTGTCTCATCAATATAACAGAAAGGAATTGAACCCGACCTAAATTCTCGGAAAAAAGATAAATCTGTCTAGGAGCATCGCTCCAGCGTCAGATTTCCTATTTTTCAGTCGAATTTTACGGTCTTGGTATCTTGTATGAACAATACTGAATTTTATGATCGTCTGGGGGTGTCAAAAAACGCTTCAGCAGACGAGATCAAAAAAGCTTATCGTAAGCTTTCGAAAAAATACCACCCAGATATCAACAAGGAGCCTGGTGCTGAGGAAAAATACAAGGAAGTTCAAGAAGCCTATGAGACTTTGAGTGACGACCAAAAACGTGCGGCCTATGACCAATATGGTGCTGCGGGTGCCAACGGCGGCTTTGGAGGTGCTGGTGGTTTCGGAGGTTTCAACGGGGCAGGTGGCTTCGGTGGTTTTGAGGATATTTTCTCAAGTTTCTTCGGCGGAGGTGGTGCTTCGCGTAATCCAAACGCTCCTCGTCAAGGGGATGACCTCCAGTATCGTGTGAACTTGACCTTTGAAGAAGCTATTTTCGGAGCTGAAAAAGAAGTTAAATACAACCGTGAAGCAAGCTGTAGTACATGTAACGGTTCTGGTGCTAAGCCAGGAACAAGTCCAGTCACTTGTGGACGCTGTCATGGCGCTGGTGTCATTAATGTCGATACGCAGACTCCGCTTGGTATGATGCGTCGCCAAGTAACCTGTGATGTCTGTCATGGTCGCGGAAAAGAAATCAAAGATCCATGTACAACCTGTCACGGAACAGGTCATGAGAAACAAGCTCATAGTGTACATGTGAAAATCCCTGCTGGTGTGGAAACAGGTCAACAAATTCGCCTAGCTGGTCAAGGTGAAGCAGGCTTTAATGGTGGACCTTATGGTGATTTGTATGTAGTAGTTTCTGTGGAAGCTAGTGACAAGTTTGAACGTGAAGGAACTACTATCTTCTACAATCTCAACCTCAACTTTGTCCAAGCAGCTCTTGGTGATACCGTTGATATTCCAACTGTTCATGGTGATGTTGAATTGGTTATCCCAGAGGGCACTCAGACTGGTAAGAAATTCCGTCTACGTGGTAAGGGAGCACCAAGTCTTCGTGGTGGTGCAGTTGGTGACCAATATGTTACCGTTAATGTCGTAACACCGACAGGCTTGAACGACCGTCAAAAAGCAGCTTTGAAAGAATTCGCAGCTGCTGGTGACTTGAAAGTCAATCCAAAGAAAAAAGGTTTCTTTGACCATATTAAAGATGCCTTTGAAGGAGAATAAAGTAAAAAGAGCCGAGTGGCTCTTTTTGTCTTATCTTTGAAGATTTAGCGTCGAAAAATCATTTTCCAGTTAGCCTATTATTTATACTTTTGCTTGAGCAAGCCAGCTCCATCCATATCTTGGATGAGTTGCTTGATTTCTGCTTCCTTACCTGGCTTAATAGTAATGGTATCAATATGATTGATTGCCGAATTATCCTGAATATCCACTAAAGTCAAGGCCTTTTCATAGAATACGATTCCTTTTTTTAGACTTTCCTGATCTTTCCAATATAGAACTGAGTAATTAGGATTTGGTTTCTTTCCGATTTCTTGTAAATAATTCCTACTTTCCTTCTCTAAAAATTGCAATAAACCATGATTGAACAAGTTATCCCCTACTTTATAGTATGAAATCTCTCCAGTCTGTAGGACATAGACTTCGAGTCGGTTTTTGGTGAGTTTTGGACTTTCTTTTAGGACAGGGTGACTATTGATGACCTCATCTGAGAAAGTAACATAAAAATTCAAGCCCCCACCCTCGAATTGATACCTTCCATTTGAATTTACTTTCTTAGGAGGCATGTCAAGGGAGGTAAAGATTTGTTTTAAGTCTTCGTTCCCTTTTCGGATGTCACTCGGTGAGGCTCTGAAAGCAAAGAACAGTAGTAGAAATGCTAGGACTGCAAGAAGGCTAAGGCAACCACAAGGGATTAGGATGATCTTAGCCAGAATTTTAAAAAACTGTTTCATTTTCATTCCTCTTTTTGTTTGGATATGACAACCTAAAATGGATTTAAGGAAAGTTGATGGCTCTTTTTACTTATCTTCGATTTCCTGTGTTTCTTTAATCACAGCTAGTCTAGTCTGGATATCCTTTTCCAAGACCTTAAACTTGTAAGTCAGGTCTTCTTGGTATTCTTTGATCAGTTCTTTTTGCTGGTCAATGATTTGCAGGCTGTTTTGGATAATATCTACGTCATCCTTGATAGCTTGAACGCGGTCAGTAGTGTTCAAGACTTCATCTGTGATGGTTTGGCGATTTCTTGTGACCAAATAACTTCCGGCTGCAGCTCCTGCAAATAGCAGTAGATTAGATAATTTCATGGCAACTCCTTAGGCGTTTTTGATGGTTTCAGCGACTTGAGCGAGTTTGTCAAAGTCTGGTTCGTGGGCGATAAAATCAATCTTGAGGTCATCGTCTGCATTGTAGCGAGGCACGAGGTGAACGTGGGTGTGAAAGACTGTTTGACCTGCGATTTCTTCACAATTGGCAATGATATTCATGCCAGCAGCCTTGGTAGCTTTCATGACTTTTTGAGCAATTGTTGGCACTTGGGCAAAGAGTTTGCTGGCGCTAGTGGCGTCCATTTCCAAAAGATTGCGATAGTGCTCTTTTGGCACGACCAAGGTGTGTCCAGGTGTCACTTGAGAGATATCAAGAAAGGCAAGAACCTGCTCATCTTCATATACTTTTGAAGCAGGAATTTCCCCTGCGATGATTTTACAAAAAATGCAATCTGACATAAAATCTACCTCTACTGTATTGAATTTTGATATAATATAGCTACATTATACCAGATTTGGAGAAAATATGTTAGAAATTAAAAACCTGACAGGTGGCTATGTCCATGCACCTGTCTTGAAAGATGTATCCTTTACTGTTGAAAGTGGGCAGCTGGTCGGTCTGATTGGTCTCAATGGTGCTGGGAAATCGACGACTATTAATGAAATTATCGGTCTGTTGACACCTTATAGTGGCTCCATCAATATCAATGGTCTGACCCTGCAAGGAGATGCGACTAACTACCGTAAGCAAATTGGCTACATTCCTGAGACACCTAGTCTGTATGAGGAATTGACTCTCAGAGAGCATATTGAAACAGTGGCTATGGCTTATGGAATAGAGCAGAAAATGGCTTTTGAGCGAGTAGAATCTTTGTTGAAAATGTTCCGTTTGGATCAGAAATTAGACTGGTTTCCTGTTCATTTTTCAAAAGGGATGAAGCAGAAGGTCATGATTATCTGTGCTTTTGTGGTGGATCCAAGTCTTTTTATCGTGGATGAGCCTTTCCTTGGTCTTGATCCGCTGGCTATTGCGGACTTGATTCAGCTTTTGGAAGTGGAAAAGCAAAAGGGCAAGTCCATTCTCATGAGTACCCACGTGCTGGATTCGGCGGAGAAGATGTGTGATGCCTTTGTCATTCTTCACAAAGGGGAAGTGCGTGCTAAGGGAAATCTCCTGCAACTGCGCGAAGCCTTTAACATGCCTGAGGCTAGTTTGAATGATATTTACTTGGCTCTGACCAAAGAGGAGGACCTATGAAAGACTTGTTTTTAAAGAGAAAGCAGGCTTTTCGTAAGGAGTGTGTCGGTTATCTGCGCTATGTTCTCAATGACCACTTTGTCTTGTTCCTGCTTGTCTTGCTGGGGTTTTTAGCCTACCAGTACAGTCAACTCTTGCAACATTTTCCTGAAAATCATTGGCCTATCCTTTTGTTTGTAGGCATTACGTCTGTTTTACTTTTGCTTTGGGGAGGAGTTGCCACCTATATGGAGGCTCCAGACAAGCTCTTTCTCTTGGTCGGAGAAGAGGAAATCAAGCTCCATCTTAAGCGTCAAACTGGCATTTCCCTAGTCTTTTGGCTCTTTGTCCAGACCCTTTTCTTGCTGTTATTTGCGCCCCTATTTTTAGCAATGGGTTATGGCTTGCCTGTTTTTCTGGTCTATGTGCTTTTATTGGGGGTAGGAAAATATTTCCTCTT contains the following coding sequences:
- a CDS encoding FUSC family protein, with amino-acid sequence MSYFKKYKFDKSQFKLGMRTFKTGIAVFLVLLIFGFFGWKGLQIGALTAVFSLRESFDKSVHFGTSRILGNSIGGLYALVFFLLNTFFHEAFWVTLVVVPICTMLTIMTNVAMNNKAGVIGGVAAMLIITLSIPSGETILYVFARVSETFMGVFVAILVNYDIDRIRLFLEKKEK
- the glnR gene encoding transcriptional repressor GlnR yields the protein MKEKEFRRNMAVFPIGSVMKLTDLSARQIRYYEDQELIKPDRNEGNRRMYSLNDMDRLLEIKDYISEGYNIAAIKKKYAEREAKSKKAVSQTEVRRALHNELLQQGRFASVRSPFGRG
- the glnA gene encoding type I glutamate--ammonia ligase, coding for MPITAADIRREVKEKNVTFIRLMFSDILGTMKNVEIPATDEQLDKVLSNKAMFDGSSIEGFVRINESDMYLYPDLDTWTVFPWGDENGSVAGLICDVYTTEGEPFAGDPRGNLKRALHHMEEVGFKSFNLGPEPEFFLFKLDENGDPTLEVNDKGGYFDLAPTDLADNTRREIVNVLTKMGFEVEASHHEVAVGQHEIDFKYDEVLRACDKIQIFKLVVKTIARKHGLYATFMAKPKFGIAGSGMHCNMSLFDEEGNNAFFDPNDPKGMQLSETAYHFLGGLIKHAYNYTAIMNPTVNSYKRLVPGYEAPVYIAWAGRNRSPLVRVPASRGMGTRLELRSVDPMANPYIAMAVLLEVGLHGIENKIEAPAPIEENIYIMTAEERKEAGITDLPSTLHNALKALTEDEVVIAALGEHIYTSFLEAKRIEWASYATFVSQWEIDNYLDLY
- the hrcA gene encoding heat-inducible transcriptional repressor HrcA encodes the protein MVTERQQDILNLIIDIFTKTHEPVGSKALQESINSSSATIRNDMAALEKQGLLEKAHTSSGRMPSVAGFQYYVKHSLDFDRLAENEVYEIVKAFDQEFFKLEDILQEAANLLTDLSGCTVVALDVEPSRQRLTAFDIVVLGQHTALAVFTLDESRTVTSQFLIPRNFLQEDLLKLKSIIQERFLGHTVLDIHYKIRTEIPQIIQRYFTTTDNVIDLFEHIFKEMFNENIVVAGKVNLLNFANLAAYQFFDQPQKVALEIREGLHEDQMQNVRVADSQESCLADLAVISSKFLIPYRGVGILAIIGPVNLDYQQLINQVNVVNRVLTMKLTDFYRYLSSNHYEVH
- the grpE gene encoding nucleotide exchange factor GrpE, which encodes MAQDIKNEEVEEVQEEEVVETVEETTPEKSELDLANERAEEFENKYLRAHAEMQNIQRRANEERQNLQRYRSQDLAKAILPSLDNLERALAVEGLTDDVKKGLEMVQESLIHALKEEGIEEITADGEFDHNYHMAIQTLPADDEHPADTIAQVFQKGYKLHDRILRPAMVVVYN
- the dnaK gene encoding molecular chaperone DnaK, translating into MSKIIGIDLGTTNSAVAVLEGTESKIIANPEGNRTTPSVVSFKNGEIIVGDAAKRQAVTNPDTVISIKSKMGTSEKVSANGKEYTPQEISAMILQYLKGYAEDYLGEKVTKAVITVPAYFNDAQRQATKDAGKIAGLEVERIVNEPTAAALAYGLDKTDKEEKILVFDLGGGTFDVSILELGDGVFDVLSTAGDNKLGGDDFDQKIIDHLVAEFKKENGIDLSTDKMAMQRLKDAAEKAKKDLSGVTSTQISLPFITAGEAGPLHLEMTLTRAKFDDLTRDLVERTKVPVRQALSDAGLSLSEIDEVILVGGSTRIPAVVEAVKAETGKEPNKSVNPDEVVAMGAAIQGGVITGDVKDVVLLDVTPLSLGIETMGGVFTKLIDRNTTIPTSKSQVFSTAADNQPAVDIHVLQGERPMAADNKTLGRFQLTDIPAAPRGIPQIEVTFDIDKNGIVSVKAKDLGTQKEQTIVIQSNSGLTDEEIDRMMKDAEANAEADKKRKEEVDLRNEVDQAIFATEKTIKETEGKGFDAERDAAQAALDDLKKAQEDNNLDDMKAKLEALNEKAQGLAVKLYEQAAAAQQAQAGAEGAQATGNAGDDVVDGEFTEK
- the dnaJ gene encoding molecular chaperone DnaJ, whose protein sequence is MNNTEFYDRLGVSKNASADEIKKAYRKLSKKYHPDINKEPGAEEKYKEVQEAYETLSDDQKRAAYDQYGAAGANGGFGGAGGFGGFNGAGGFGGFEDIFSSFFGGGGASRNPNAPRQGDDLQYRVNLTFEEAIFGAEKEVKYNREASCSTCNGSGAKPGTSPVTCGRCHGAGVINVDTQTPLGMMRRQVTCDVCHGRGKEIKDPCTTCHGTGHEKQAHSVHVKIPAGVETGQQIRLAGQGEAGFNGGPYGDLYVVVSVEASDKFEREGTTIFYNLNLNFVQAALGDTVDIPTVHGDVELVIPEGTQTGKKFRLRGKGAPSLRGGAVGDQYVTVNVVTPTGLNDRQKAALKEFAAAGDLKVNPKKKGFFDHIKDAFEGE
- a CDS encoding HIT family protein; the protein is MSDCIFCKIIAGEIPASKVYEDEQVLAFLDISQVTPGHTLVVPKEHYRNLLEMDATSASKLFAQVPTIAQKVMKATKAAGMNIIANCEEIAGQTVFHTHVHLVPRYNADDDLKIDFIAHEPDFDKLAQVAETIKNA
- a CDS encoding ABC transporter ATP-binding protein — translated: MLEIKNLTGGYVHAPVLKDVSFTVESGQLVGLIGLNGAGKSTTINEIIGLLTPYSGSININGLTLQGDATNYRKQIGYIPETPSLYEELTLREHIETVAMAYGIEQKMAFERVESLLKMFRLDQKLDWFPVHFSKGMKQKVMIICAFVVDPSLFIVDEPFLGLDPLAIADLIQLLEVEKQKGKSILMSTHVLDSAEKMCDAFVILHKGEVRAKGNLLQLREAFNMPEASLNDIYLALTKEEDL